Proteins from a genomic interval of Cygnus olor isolate bCygOlo1 chromosome 9, bCygOlo1.pri.v2, whole genome shotgun sequence:
- the ANO7 gene encoding anoctamin-7 has product MQRRRTSDDPHSSLVGQDSGGRVACYGSLSEDAVEISQAGNASLGEKSTANVFSDGCTRIDFVLVWETVPRELSGQKGSRENRALQERSTTIHRTWRKKFLDKLHAAGLHMEKHTARVEKKVVHYLLLSAPWSVLCYYAEELQLRVPLQALPHQASHWSDRVLRRLGIPNAMAQEVPSLPLDYYTCPFKVNKLQWFLGSDKQDTFFSTTQRHQILYEILATTQYGCSKEREVGVDRLLSEGVFAAAFPLHEGSCEALPEGPASGSPSPRQVLFQYWANWRKWSKYQPLDHVRKYFGEKVAFYFAWLGFYTGWLLPAAVTGTVVFIAGIFLVFSDVPAQEICESKEQFRMCPLCKSCPYWQLSDTCSTFMAGRLFDHGGTIFFSIFMSLWAVLFLEFWKRTNASLAHRWDCSEFEDIEERPRPQFTAMAPMTIINPITGAEEPYFPKRSRIHRILAGLVVIIMLIAMVVMFVVSIILYRTVVAILLASSGYFWFVASASRIASISSSVVNLFFILILSKIYISLAHLLTKWEMHRTQTKYEDAFTFKVFVFQFVTFYSFPMYIAFFKGKFVGYPGNYRSFLGIRNEECSPGGCFIELAQELLVIMVGKQIINNVQEVAIPKLRCWWHKHKLLSTKKKAVGEGGPVPAEQAPWVVNHQLLAFEGLFDEYLEMVLQFGFITIFVAACPLAPLFALLNNWVEIRLDARKFVCDYRRPVAERAQGIGIWFSILEVITHLAVISNAFLIAFTSDFLPRVYYEYIHDSSLRGYVNFTLAYAPWDFVQQSNTMCRYRAFRDQDGNLTLTYWHLLAVRLGFVIVFEHVVFSTGRVIACLVPDIPESVEVKVKRERYLAKEALAENKVLLERREARSKASTADPAASRDWETEQVEGS; this is encoded by the exons ATGCAGCGGAGGAGGACCTCGGATGATCCCCACAGCAGCCTGGTAGGACAGGACAGCGGCGGACGAGTAGCCTGCTATGGGAGTCTGAGCGAGGATGCTGTGGAAATCTCCCAG GCTGGCAACGCATCCCTGGGTGAGAAGAGCACGGCCAACGTCTTCAGCGATGGCTGCACAAGGATAG ATTTCGTCCTTGTGTGGGAAACAGTCCCCAGGGAGCTGAGCGGGCAGAAGGGCAGCCGTGAGAACAGGGCCTTGCAAGAGAGATCCACCACCATCCACAGGACCTGGCGGAAGAAGTTCCTGGACAAGCTCCATGCTGCTGGCCTCCACATGGAAAAG caCACAGCCCGCGTGGAGAAGAAGGTGGTGCACTACCTGCTGCTGAGTGCGCCCTGGAGTGTGCTCTGCTACTatgctgaggagctgcagctccgTGTGCCGTTGCAG GCGCTGCCCCACCAGGCCTCCCACTGGTCAGACAGAGTGCTGCGGCGGCTGGGCATCCCCAACGCCATGGCCCAGGAGGTCCCCAGCCTGCCACTGGACTACTACACCTGCCCCTTCAAGGTCAACAAGCTGCAATG GTTCCTGGGGAGTGACAAGCAGGACACCTTCTTCTCCACAACTCAGAGGCACCAAATC CTCTATGAGATCCTGGCCACCACGCAGTACGGCTGCTCCAAGGAGCGGGAAGTGGGGGTGGACCGGCTGCTGAGCGAGGGTGTCTTCGCTGCCGCCTTCCCGCTGCATGAG GGCTCCTGCGAGGCCCTGCCGGAGGGGCCAGCctctggcagccccagcccgcgCCAGGTCCTTTTCCAGTACTGGGCCAACTGGAGGAAGTGGAGCAAGTACCAGCCTCTGGACCACGTCCGCAAGTACTTTGGGGAGAAAGTCGCTTTCTACTTCGCCTGGCTGG GCTTCTACACGGGATGGCTCTTGCCCGCCGCTGTGACGGGGACTGTGGTGTTCATCGCAGGCATTTTCCTGGTGTTCAGTGACGTACCTGC gcaggagatCTGTGAGAGCAAAGAGCAGTTCCGGATGTGTCCGCTCTGCAAGTCCTGTCCTTACTGGCAGCTCTCTGACACCTGCAGCACTTTCATG GCGGGCCGTCTCTTTGACCACGGTGGGACCATCTTCTTCAGCATCTTCATGTCCCTATGGGCAGTGCTGTTCCTGGAGTTCTGGAAGCGGACAAACGCATCCCTGGCACATCGCTGGGACTGCTCTGAGTTTGAGGACATTGAG gagcggccccggccccagtTCACTGCCATGGCTCCCATGACGATAATAAACCCTATAACTGGGGCAGAGGAGCCGTATTTCCCCAAGCGCAGTCGCATCCATCGGATTTTGGCTGGTTTGGTGGTCATTATAATGTTG ATTGCTATGGTGGTGATGTTCGTGGTCTCCATTATCCTGTACCGGACAGTTGTTGCCATCCTCCTCGCCAGCTCAGGGTACTTCTGGTTTGTGGCTTCG GCATCGCGCATCGCCAGCATCTCCAGCTCAGTGGTGAACCTCTTCTTCATCCTCATCCTCTCCAAGATCTATATTTCCCTGGCTCATCTCCTTACCAAGTGGG AGATGCACCGCACCCAGACCAAGTATGAGGATGCCTTTACCTTCAAAGTGTTCGTCTTCCAGTTTGTCACCTTCTACTCCTTTCCCATGTACATAGCCTTCTTCAAGGGCAA GTTCGTTGGCTACCCTGGGAACTACCGGAGCTTTTTGGGCATCCGCAACGAGGAG TGCAGCCCAGGTGGGTGCTTCATCGAGCtggcccaggagctgctggtcATCATGGTGGGGAAGCAGATCATCAACAACGTGCAGGAGGTGGCCATCCC gAAGCTGAGGTGTTGGTGGCACAAGCACAAGCTCCTCTCCACAAAGAAGAAGGCTGTCGGGGAGGGTGGGCCGGTCCCGGCAGAGCAGGCACCGTGGGTGGTCAACCACCAGCTGCTGGCCTTTGAGGGGCTGTTTGATGAGTACCTGGAGATGG tcCTGCAGTTTGGCTTCATCACCATTTTCGTGGCTGCCTGTCCCCTGGCACCCCTCTTTGCCCTGCTCAACAACTGGGTGGAGATCCGCCTGGACGCCCGCAAGTTCGTCTGTGACTACCGGCGGCCCGTGGCTGAGCGGGCACAGGGCATCGGCATCTGGTTCTCCATCCTGGAGGTCATCACCCACCTGGCTGTCATCAGCAAC gCCTTCCTCATCGCCTTCACCTCCGATTTCCTGCCCCGCGTGTACTACGAGTACATCCACGACAGCAGCCTGCGTGGCTATGTGAACTTCACCTTGGCCTACGCGCCGTGGGACTTTGTCCAGCAAAGCAACACCATGTGCAG GTACAGGGCGTTCAGAGACCAGGACGGAAATTTGACGTTGACCTACTGGCACCTGCTGGCCGTACGCTTGGGCTTCGTCATCGTGTTTGAG CATGTGGTTTTCTCTACTGGGCGTGTGATTGCCTGCCTGGTTCCTGACATTCCTGAGTCAGTAGAGGTCAAGGTGAAGCGCGAGCGGTACCTGGCCAAGGAGGCCCTGGCTGAGAACAAG GTCCTTTTGGAGAGACGGGAGGCAAGAAGCAAGGCCAGCACCGCGGatccagcagcaagcagggacTGGGAAACCGAGCAGGTCGAGGGCAGCTGA